In a single window of the Streptomyces sp. HUAS ZL42 genome:
- a CDS encoding ankyrin repeat domain-containing protein — MTDAPDPEVVELATKIFDLARQGQTEALVAYVDAGVPANLTNDRGDSLVMLAAYHGHAEAVRVLLTRGAEVDRVNDRGQTPLAGAVFKGETGVIEALLEGGADPSAGTPSAVDTARMFGKTELLELFGAH, encoded by the coding sequence ATGACTGACGCCCCCGACCCCGAGGTCGTGGAGCTCGCGACCAAGATCTTCGATCTGGCTCGGCAGGGGCAGACCGAGGCGCTCGTTGCGTACGTCGACGCGGGCGTTCCGGCCAACCTCACCAATGACCGGGGCGACTCCCTGGTGATGCTCGCCGCCTACCACGGCCATGCGGAGGCGGTACGCGTGCTGCTGACCCGCGGCGCCGAGGTCGACCGCGTCAACGACCGAGGCCAGACACCGCTCGCAGGGGCGGTCTTCAAGGGTGAGACGGGCGTGATCGAGGCACTCCTGGAGGGCGGCGCCGACCCCTCGGCGGGCACTCCCTCGGCCGTGGACACAGCCCGGATGTTCGGCAAGACGGAACTGCTCGAACTGTTCGGCGCACACTGA
- a CDS encoding HEAT repeat domain-containing protein, giving the protein MFDPVIAPSGTLLGLLQRGRGDGTLHALTAPRAEALAALNHCVLRDPRHDWQVENRSLYYARLYIDLNGELDDIEAHLFDVEDTFDTDESRTGLALAVLGHLASYGRRDALALLRRYAASGTNWAWALDELALRDDDAGLRALAAPVLARFATDTEGEAELAATVRDAFEPRPWRLWAEDPREYIATRVRAAQEAGCFDRWQRQMRPSGPRPGWSVRAVFEWAQQGIERGAALHVPAARCLTAVAGPQDRPEIIQAAKDGTDGARCTALRYLADGNDPDALDLIEGAVATGSTAVVEAAVDAFERMRSVAAVDRARGWVHRPDPLGAAAGRMLACRGGLEDRDLVLGALREAVRSEGPDAPTLWTLVDGAGRLGIVCAAPVLRHIYRETASSHLRGRCARSLAATDPSFPTGFAVECLWDCEETTREVAARHAETGDTRVVERLRRLAADPAEEAEVQTAVRSRIGPDATTM; this is encoded by the coding sequence ATGTTCGATCCGGTCATAGCGCCCAGCGGTACGCTGCTCGGTCTGCTTCAGCGGGGCCGCGGCGACGGCACACTGCACGCGCTCACCGCCCCGCGCGCCGAAGCGCTCGCGGCCCTGAACCACTGCGTGCTGCGCGATCCCCGCCACGACTGGCAGGTGGAGAACCGCTCCCTGTACTACGCCCGCCTGTACATCGATCTGAACGGCGAGCTGGACGACATCGAGGCGCACCTGTTCGACGTCGAGGACACCTTCGACACCGACGAGTCACGCACGGGCCTCGCCCTCGCCGTCCTCGGGCATCTCGCCTCGTACGGCAGGCGGGACGCCCTCGCACTGCTGCGCAGGTACGCCGCCTCAGGCACCAACTGGGCCTGGGCCCTGGACGAGCTGGCCCTGCGCGACGACGACGCGGGACTGCGCGCCCTTGCCGCGCCCGTCCTGGCCCGGTTCGCGACCGACACCGAGGGCGAGGCCGAGCTGGCCGCCACCGTCCGTGACGCCTTCGAACCCCGGCCCTGGCGCCTGTGGGCAGAGGATCCCCGCGAATACATCGCCACGCGTGTGCGTGCCGCGCAGGAGGCCGGCTGCTTCGACAGGTGGCAGCGGCAGATGCGACCAAGCGGGCCCCGGCCGGGGTGGAGCGTGCGGGCCGTCTTCGAGTGGGCCCAGCAGGGCATCGAGCGCGGCGCCGCGTTGCACGTCCCCGCCGCACGCTGCCTCACCGCCGTCGCAGGCCCCCAGGACCGCCCCGAGATCATCCAGGCGGCCAAGGACGGCACCGACGGAGCCCGCTGTACCGCCCTGCGCTATCTCGCCGACGGCAACGATCCTGACGCCCTCGACCTGATCGAGGGCGCGGTGGCCACCGGCTCGACGGCCGTCGTGGAGGCGGCGGTGGACGCCTTCGAACGCATGCGCAGCGTCGCCGCCGTCGACCGCGCGCGCGGCTGGGTCCACCGGCCAGACCCGCTGGGCGCCGCCGCCGGACGCATGCTCGCCTGCCGGGGCGGGCTCGAGGACCGGGACCTGGTCCTCGGCGCACTCCGCGAAGCCGTACGGAGCGAAGGCCCGGACGCACCGACCCTGTGGACCCTCGTCGACGGCGCCGGACGCCTCGGCATCGTGTGCGCCGCACCGGTCCTGCGCCACATCTACCGCGAGACCGCCTCCTCCCATCTGCGCGGCCGCTGCGCCCGCTCCCTCGCCGCCACCGACCCCTCCTTCCCCACCGGATTCGCCGTCGAATGCCTGTGGGACTGCGAGGAGACCACCCGCGAGGTGGCGGCCCGGCACGCCGAGACCGGTGACACCCGCGTCGTCGAGCGCCTGCGCAGGCTCGCCGCGGACCCGGCCGAGGAGGCGGAGGTCCAGACGGCCGTACGCAGCCGGATCGGACCGGACGCGACGACGATGTGA
- a CDS encoding glycosyltransferase family 4 protein, with amino-acid sequence MRVVIVTESFPPDVNGVAHCAFQTARHLVDRGHLPLVVAPATAAGTGPDAEAPCPVVRVPSLPLPGYPQVRVALPSRRVATAITEHRADMVHLASPFVLGVRGMAAAARLGIPAVAVYQTDLAGYARTYMGAGEAAAWRRIRSVHAAADLTLAPSSAALHDLESHGVPRVKLWPRGVDTVRFRPELRDEALRRELAPNGELIVGYVGRLAPEKQVELLAGACGLEGVKVVVVGDGPSRPSLTEALPGAVFLGRRTGDDLARAFASLDVFVHTGPFETFCQTVQEAMASGVPVVAPAVGGPLDLVAHGRTGLLVPPRDAAAVRDAVWALAADPALRAAYGAAGRAMVEGRTWAAVGDQLIGHYADVLATRKQTVVAA; translated from the coding sequence ATGCGTGTCGTCATCGTGACCGAATCCTTTCCCCCCGATGTGAACGGCGTGGCCCACTGCGCGTTCCAGACCGCCCGGCACCTCGTAGATCGCGGTCACCTCCCGCTCGTCGTCGCGCCGGCCACCGCCGCCGGTACCGGGCCCGACGCCGAGGCGCCGTGCCCCGTCGTCCGTGTCCCCTCCCTCCCGCTCCCGGGCTATCCCCAGGTCCGCGTCGCCCTCCCCAGCCGGCGCGTCGCCACGGCGATCACCGAACATCGCGCCGACATGGTCCACCTGGCCAGCCCCTTCGTCCTCGGCGTCCGCGGCATGGCGGCCGCCGCCCGGCTCGGCATCCCCGCCGTCGCCGTCTACCAGACCGACCTGGCCGGATACGCCCGTACGTACATGGGTGCCGGCGAGGCGGCGGCCTGGCGGCGCATACGCTCCGTCCACGCCGCCGCCGACCTCACCCTCGCCCCCTCCAGCGCGGCGCTGCACGACCTGGAGTCCCACGGCGTCCCCCGGGTGAAGCTGTGGCCGCGCGGGGTGGACACCGTCCGCTTCCGCCCCGAGCTCCGTGACGAGGCGCTGCGCCGCGAACTCGCCCCGAACGGGGAGCTGATCGTCGGCTACGTCGGGCGGCTCGCCCCCGAGAAGCAGGTCGAACTCCTGGCCGGAGCGTGCGGCCTGGAGGGCGTGAAGGTCGTGGTGGTGGGCGACGGGCCGAGCCGGCCCAGCCTGACCGAGGCGCTCCCGGGCGCGGTCTTTCTGGGCCGCCGCACTGGCGACGACCTCGCCCGGGCCTTCGCCTCGCTGGACGTCTTCGTGCACACCGGCCCCTTCGAGACCTTCTGCCAGACCGTGCAGGAGGCAATGGCGAGCGGCGTGCCCGTCGTCGCGCCCGCCGTCGGCGGCCCGCTGGACCTGGTCGCCCACGGGCGCACCGGGCTGCTGGTCCCGCCGCGCGACGCGGCCGCCGTGCGGGACGCGGTGTGGGCGCTGGCCGCCGACCCGGCTCTGCGGGCCGCGTACGGCGCGGCCGGGCGGGCCATGGTCGAGGGGCGCACCTGGGCGGCCGTCGGCGACCAGCTCATCGGTCACTACGCGGACGTCCTGGCCACCCGCAAGCAGACGGTGGTCGCGGCATGA
- a CDS encoding glycosyltransferase produces the protein MSAQSLRIVRLANFVAPASGGLRTALRELGKGFQAAGHEPVLVVPGERVSDRETEQGRVITLPGPLLPGTGGYRVLTDKRRVARLLEELAPDRLEVSDRTTLRWTGKWARRARVPAVMVSHETADGVLRTWGLPEGAARRAADTLNVRTAHTYSRVVCTTEFAEREFVRIGARNVVRAPLGVDLVQRHPALRDPGLRGVHARVDEALLVMCSRLSVEKRPGTALDALDALLRRGRAAVLVVAGDGPLRSRLEQRARERGLPVTFLGHVSDRGVLGALQASADVCLAPGPAETFGLAALEAMACGTPVVASASSALPEVVGSAGATAADNGAAFADAVEMLLDRPERERREAARVRAECFGWRTAVEAFLAAHDATVPVRPVLPAVPGGIG, from the coding sequence ATGAGCGCGCAGTCCTTGCGGATCGTGCGTCTCGCCAACTTCGTCGCCCCCGCCTCGGGCGGACTGCGGACCGCGCTGCGCGAGCTGGGCAAGGGCTTCCAGGCGGCAGGCCACGAGCCCGTGCTCGTCGTGCCCGGCGAGCGCGTGAGCGACCGCGAGACCGAACAGGGCCGGGTGATCACCTTGCCCGGGCCGCTGCTGCCCGGCACCGGCGGGTATCGCGTGCTCACCGACAAGCGGCGGGTGGCCCGGCTCCTGGAGGAGCTGGCCCCCGACCGGCTGGAGGTGTCCGACCGTACGACCCTCAGGTGGACCGGCAAGTGGGCGCGGCGGGCCCGCGTCCCCGCCGTGATGGTGTCCCACGAGACCGCGGACGGAGTGCTGCGGACGTGGGGTCTGCCGGAGGGGGCGGCCCGGCGTGCGGCCGACACCCTCAACGTCCGTACGGCGCACACGTACTCGCGGGTCGTGTGCACCACGGAGTTCGCCGAGCGCGAGTTCGTTCGCATCGGGGCGCGGAATGTCGTGCGGGCGCCGCTGGGGGTCGACCTGGTGCAGCGGCATCCCGCGCTGCGCGACCCCGGCCTGCGAGGGGTCCACGCGCGCGTGGACGAGGCACTGCTGGTGATGTGCTCCCGGCTGTCCGTGGAGAAGCGGCCCGGAACCGCCCTGGACGCCCTGGACGCGCTGCTGCGGCGCGGCCGGGCGGCGGTGCTGGTCGTGGCCGGGGACGGGCCGCTGCGGTCGCGGCTCGAACAGCGGGCGCGGGAGCGTGGGCTGCCCGTCACCTTCCTCGGGCACGTCTCCGACCGAGGTGTGCTCGGCGCGCTCCAGGCCTCCGCCGACGTGTGCCTGGCGCCGGGGCCCGCCGAGACGTTCGGGCTCGCCGCGCTGGAGGCGATGGCGTGCGGCACGCCCGTGGTGGCGAGCGCCTCGTCCGCGCTGCCGGAGGTCGTCGGATCGGCGGGGGCGACCGCCGCGGACAACGGCGCGGCCTTCGCGGACGCCGTGGAGATGCTCCTCGACCGCCCGGAGCGGGAACGGCGGGAAGCGGCACGCGTGCGTGCGGAGTGCTTCGGGTGGCGGACGGCCGTGGAGGCGTTCCTCGCCGCGCACGACGCGACGGTACCGGTGCGTCCCGTCCTCCCCGCTGTCCCCGGAGGCATCGGATGA
- a CDS encoding SGNH/GDSL hydrolase family protein, with product MRTVRFVALGDSLTEGVGDPVGDGWRGWAALLAGGLRQDTVGPVEFTNLAVSGAQTRDVLERQLPAGLELRPDVVSVVIGVNDTLRCTFDIQSVAARLDKVYAAFTEQGAVLLTACLPDPGAMLGLPGALARPLARRQRAVNTVVHALSDRYGAVHLHACEGAWLTDRAMWSADRLHPGERGHRQLAVRFHALLTEAGLATGTAPSPEPEFPAPTKSASLWWLATAGTGWVARRCTDLLPQLLRLAMDEMRHRARGTSARLDLRAAAAVSAALAALSVAEHRPDAA from the coding sequence ATGAGAACCGTGCGTTTCGTGGCGCTGGGTGACTCCCTGACCGAGGGGGTGGGTGATCCGGTGGGGGACGGGTGGCGCGGCTGGGCCGCGCTGCTCGCCGGCGGGCTCCGCCAGGACACCGTGGGGCCCGTCGAGTTCACCAACCTCGCGGTCAGCGGCGCACAGACGCGCGACGTGTTGGAACGGCAGCTGCCGGCCGGGCTGGAGCTGCGGCCGGACGTCGTGTCCGTGGTCATCGGCGTCAACGACACCCTGCGCTGCACGTTCGACATCCAGTCCGTGGCGGCCCGCCTCGACAAGGTGTACGCAGCCTTCACCGAGCAGGGTGCGGTGCTGCTCACCGCGTGCCTGCCCGACCCCGGCGCGATGCTCGGGCTGCCCGGGGCGCTGGCGCGCCCGCTCGCCCGGCGGCAGCGCGCCGTCAACACCGTGGTGCACGCGTTGTCCGACCGGTACGGGGCCGTGCACCTGCACGCGTGCGAGGGCGCGTGGCTCACCGACCGTGCCATGTGGAGCGCGGACCGGCTGCACCCGGGCGAGCGCGGGCACCGCCAACTGGCCGTGCGCTTCCATGCGTTGCTGACGGAGGCGGGCCTCGCGACGGGCACCGCGCCCTCGCCCGAGCCCGAGTTCCCGGCGCCCACGAAGTCGGCGAGCCTGTGGTGGCTGGCCACCGCGGGCACCGGGTGGGTGGCCCGGCGGTGCACCGACCTGCTGCCGCAGCTCCTGCGGCTCGCCATGGACGAGATGCGCCACCGCGCCCGGGGCACCAGCGCCCGGCTCGACTTGCGGGCCGCCGCAGCCGTGTCCGCCGCCCTGGCCGCGCTGTCGGTGGCGGAGCACCGACCGGACGCCGCATGA
- a CDS encoding biotin-dependent carboxyltransferase family protein, which yields MTDRALAVVRAGMLTTVQDRGRPGHAHLGVPRSGALDAPAAALVNRLVGNPPAAAVLETTLNGCAVRPRSTVIVAVAGAPCRVAVDGRPAAWGAPVRVSAGAVVDVGPALSGVRSYLAVSGGVDVEPVLGSRSTDLLSGLGPPPLTDGTVLALGHAHGPHARVDVAPQPGPPAELVLRVTTGPRDDWFTPEALRAFTSRAYRVSAASNRIGLRTEGPALQWARTAELPSEGMVLGAVQVPPNGRPVVFLADHPTTGGYPVIGVVRTADLAAAAQAPPGTPVRFVAVRRR from the coding sequence ATGACGGACCGGGCACTCGCCGTCGTACGGGCCGGGATGCTCACCACCGTGCAGGACCGGGGCCGCCCCGGGCACGCGCACCTCGGCGTACCCCGCTCCGGGGCGCTCGACGCGCCCGCTGCGGCACTCGTCAACCGGCTGGTCGGCAATCCGCCCGCGGCGGCCGTGCTGGAGACCACGCTCAACGGCTGTGCGGTACGGCCGCGTTCGACGGTCATCGTGGCGGTCGCGGGTGCGCCCTGCCGGGTCGCGGTGGACGGCCGGCCGGCCGCCTGGGGGGCGCCCGTGCGCGTGAGCGCCGGTGCGGTCGTGGATGTCGGTCCGGCCCTTTCCGGAGTACGCAGTTACCTCGCCGTCTCCGGTGGCGTCGACGTCGAGCCGGTCCTGGGCAGCCGCTCCACGGACCTGCTGTCTGGGCTCGGCCCGCCGCCGCTCACGGACGGCACGGTCCTTGCGCTGGGGCACGCGCACGGCCCTCACGCGCGCGTGGACGTCGCCCCGCAGCCGGGACCCCCGGCCGAACTCGTGCTGCGCGTGACAACCGGCCCGCGCGACGACTGGTTCACGCCGGAGGCACTGCGCGCGTTCACCTCACGCGCGTACCGGGTGTCCGCCGCGAGCAACCGCATCGGCCTGCGCACGGAGGGGCCGGCCCTTCAGTGGGCGCGCACGGCCGAACTCCCCAGCGAGGGAATGGTGCTGGGCGCGGTCCAGGTCCCCCCGAACGGCAGACCGGTCGTCTTCCTGGCCGACCACCCGACCACCGGGGGCTACCCGGTGATCGGGGTGGTGCGGACCGCGGATCTCGCTGCCGCCGCCCAGGCGCCGCCGGGCACCCCGGTCCGCTTCGTGGCCGTACGCCGCCGCTGA
- a CDS encoding allophanate hydrolase subunit 1 produces the protein MRALPVGEDSLLVEVSSGEEAAALHAELLRRRAEGLLTVREIVPAARTVLLDGLADPDRVASELAAADVPPPPPGSQEAVEIPMRYDGPDVADVAAHWGVSEQEVARIHANTEFRVAFCGFAPGFGYLTGLPPRYDVPRRATPRTSVPAGSVALAGPYTGVYPRSSPGGWQLIGTTDTVLWDHARVPAALLSPGTRVRFVPVGDV, from the coding sequence ATGAGGGCCTTGCCGGTGGGCGAGGACTCCCTGCTCGTCGAGGTCTCCTCGGGCGAGGAGGCCGCGGCGCTGCACGCGGAGTTGCTGCGCCGCCGCGCGGAGGGCCTGCTCACCGTCCGCGAGATCGTCCCGGCGGCCCGCACGGTCCTCCTCGACGGCCTGGCCGACCCGGACCGTGTGGCATCGGAACTGGCCGCCGCCGACGTGCCGCCCCCTCCCCCGGGCAGCCAGGAGGCCGTGGAGATCCCGATGCGCTACGACGGCCCCGACGTCGCCGACGTGGCCGCCCACTGGGGCGTCTCCGAGCAGGAGGTGGCCCGCATCCACGCGAACACCGAGTTCCGCGTCGCGTTCTGCGGGTTCGCCCCCGGCTTCGGCTACCTCACCGGTCTGCCGCCGCGCTACGACGTCCCCCGCCGGGCCACTCCGCGCACCTCCGTCCCGGCCGGTTCGGTGGCACTGGCGGGCCCGTACACGGGTGTGTACCCGCGCTCGTCGCCGGGCGGCTGGCAGCTGATCGGCACCACGGACACGGTGCTGTGGGACCACGCACGCGTGCCGGCCGCGCTGCTGTCCCCGGGCACGCGCGTGCGCTTCGTTCCGGTGGGTGACGTATGA
- a CDS encoding LamB/YcsF family protein: MTPIDLNADLGEGFGHWRLTDDERLLTVVTSANVACGFHAGDAVTMRRVCELAAERGVRIGAQVSYRDLAGFGRRAMDVPPAELAAEVAYQIGALEVFARAAGTRVSYVKPHGALYNRVVHDEEQAGAVVDGVLLADVTLPVLGLPGSRLLELAGKAGLPAVREAFADRGYTEEGTLVPRGRDGAVVTDPEAVVERSVSLARSGVVSSHSGSPVEVRARSLCLHGDTPGAVELARRVRQRLEESGVRVEAFA, from the coding sequence ATGACACCGATCGATCTGAACGCCGACCTCGGCGAGGGCTTCGGCCACTGGCGGCTGACCGACGACGAACGGCTGCTGACCGTCGTCACCAGCGCCAACGTGGCCTGCGGCTTCCACGCCGGGGACGCGGTCACCATGCGGCGGGTGTGCGAGCTGGCGGCCGAGCGGGGCGTACGGATCGGCGCTCAGGTCTCCTACCGTGACCTCGCGGGGTTCGGGCGGCGCGCCATGGACGTGCCGCCCGCCGAACTGGCGGCCGAGGTGGCCTACCAGATCGGCGCCCTGGAGGTCTTCGCACGCGCGGCGGGCACGCGCGTGTCCTACGTCAAGCCGCACGGCGCGCTCTACAACCGCGTCGTGCACGACGAGGAGCAGGCCGGTGCGGTCGTCGACGGCGTGCTCCTCGCGGACGTCACACTGCCCGTGCTCGGCCTGCCCGGCTCGCGCCTGCTGGAGCTGGCCGGGAAGGCCGGGCTCCCGGCCGTCAGGGAGGCGTTCGCGGACCGCGGGTACACCGAGGAGGGCACGCTGGTGCCGCGCGGCCGGGACGGCGCGGTGGTCACCGACCCGGAGGCCGTCGTGGAGCGCTCCGTGAGCCTGGCTCGCTCCGGCGTGGTGTCCTCGCACTCCGGGTCGCCCGTCGAGGTACGCGCGCGTTCGCTGTGCCTGCACGGCGACACGCCCGGCGCGGTCGAGCTGGCCCGCCGGGTCCGGCAGCGTCTGGAGGAGTCGGGTGTCCGGGTGGAGGCCTTCGCATGA
- a CDS encoding putative hydro-lyase, with amino-acid sequence MNRTEHRPPTLVDEHAHAWSPKTARARFRDGLTGATAGVAAGHTQVNLISVPADWAYDMLLFCQRNPKPCPVLDVTDAGSWTTVLADGADLRTDLPRYRVWRDGELVDEPTDVRDHWRDDLVSFLIGCSFTFEWALSEAGVPMRHIEQGRNVPMYVTSRQCRPAGRLHGPMVVSMRPVPPEHLAAAIRETSLLPAVHGSPVHCGDPSGLGIDDLGRPDFGEPVDAGPDDIPVFWACGVTPQAAVMASRPPFAITHAPGQMFLTDARDVQYRVA; translated from the coding sequence GTGAACCGTACGGAACATCGCCCCCCGACCCTCGTCGACGAGCACGCGCACGCGTGGAGCCCGAAAACCGCCCGGGCCCGCTTCCGGGACGGCCTGACGGGTGCCACGGCCGGGGTCGCGGCAGGCCACACGCAGGTCAACCTGATCTCGGTGCCCGCCGACTGGGCGTACGACATGCTGCTGTTCTGCCAGCGCAACCCGAAGCCGTGCCCGGTCCTCGACGTCACGGACGCGGGCTCGTGGACCACGGTCCTCGCGGACGGCGCCGATCTGCGCACCGACCTGCCGCGCTACCGAGTGTGGCGGGACGGCGAACTGGTCGACGAGCCGACGGACGTACGAGACCACTGGCGCGACGACCTGGTGTCGTTCCTCATCGGCTGCAGCTTCACCTTCGAGTGGGCGCTGTCCGAGGCGGGCGTCCCCATGCGACACATCGAACAGGGCCGCAACGTCCCGATGTACGTGACCAGCCGTCAGTGCCGTCCCGCCGGACGGTTGCACGGTCCGATGGTGGTGTCCATGCGCCCGGTGCCGCCGGAGCACCTGGCGGCCGCCATCCGGGAGACCAGTCTGCTCCCGGCGGTGCACGGCAGCCCCGTACACTGCGGCGATCCGTCGGGGCTGGGCATCGACGACCTCGGCCGCCCCGACTTCGGCGAACCGGTGGACGCCGGACCCGACGACATCCCGGTGTTCTGGGCCTGCGGAGTGACCCCGCAGGCCGCGGTGATGGCCTCGCGCCCGCCGTTCGCCATCACCCACGCACCCGGGCAGATGTTCCTCACCGACGCCCGCGACGTGCAGTACCGCGTGGCCTGA
- a CDS encoding MFS transporter, with amino-acid sequence MSTTPPPQAPTTDVRPAPAERTADDGALGWLRALGPRGRRAFAGAFGGYALDSYDYFTLPLSMVALAAYFGLDSGQTGLFTTVTLVVSAVGGAVAGIVADRVGRVRALMITVITYAVFTVACGFAPNYETLLVFRALQGLGFGGEWAVGAILVAEYASARHRGHTLGAIQSSWAVGWALAAIVYTLVFSFLGDDLAWRVMFWTGALPALLVVWMRRRVQDAPEAVAKREQSSERGSFTAIFKPGLLRTTVFAVLLSTGVQGGYYTLATWVPTYLKTERDLSVVGTGGYLTFLISGAFLGYLTGGYLTDRLGRRRNIWLFALLSAVCILAYANIPSGANTLLLVLGFPLGFCMSAIFSGFGSFLSELYPTAVRGTGQGFTYNTGRAVGAVFPTTVGFLADSWGVGGALVFGAIGYGLAALALLGLPETRGKELA; translated from the coding sequence ATGAGTACGACCCCTCCACCGCAGGCCCCGACCACCGACGTACGCCCCGCACCGGCCGAACGCACCGCCGACGACGGGGCGTTGGGCTGGCTGCGCGCCCTCGGTCCGCGCGGCCGCCGTGCCTTCGCCGGCGCGTTCGGCGGCTATGCCCTGGACTCGTACGACTACTTCACGCTCCCGCTGAGCATGGTCGCGCTGGCGGCGTACTTCGGCCTGGACAGCGGCCAGACCGGCCTGTTCACCACCGTCACGCTCGTGGTCTCCGCGGTCGGCGGCGCCGTCGCGGGCATCGTGGCCGACCGGGTCGGCCGGGTCAGGGCGCTGATGATCACAGTGATCACGTACGCGGTCTTCACCGTGGCCTGCGGCTTCGCACCCAACTACGAGACACTGCTGGTCTTCCGGGCCCTGCAGGGCCTCGGCTTCGGCGGCGAATGGGCGGTCGGCGCGATCCTGGTCGCCGAGTACGCGAGCGCCAGGCACCGCGGCCACACCCTCGGCGCGATCCAGAGCTCGTGGGCCGTGGGCTGGGCCCTGGCCGCGATCGTGTACACGCTGGTCTTCTCGTTCCTCGGCGACGACCTGGCCTGGCGCGTGATGTTCTGGACCGGCGCCCTGCCCGCGCTGCTCGTCGTCTGGATGCGCCGCCGCGTGCAGGACGCGCCCGAGGCGGTCGCCAAGCGCGAACAAAGCTCCGAGCGGGGCTCGTTCACGGCCATCTTCAAGCCGGGCCTGCTGCGCACCACGGTCTTCGCCGTGCTGCTCTCCACCGGCGTGCAGGGCGGCTACTACACCCTCGCCACCTGGGTGCCCACCTACCTGAAGACCGAGCGCGATCTGTCGGTCGTCGGCACCGGCGGCTATCTGACGTTCCTGATCTCCGGGGCCTTCCTCGGCTACCTGACGGGCGGCTACCTCACCGACCGGCTGGGCCGCCGGCGCAACATCTGGCTCTTCGCCCTGCTGTCGGCCGTCTGCATCCTGGCGTACGCGAACATCCCCAGCGGCGCCAACACCCTGCTCCTGGTGCTCGGTTTCCCGCTCGGCTTCTGCATGTCGGCGATCTTCAGCGGTTTCGGGTCCTTCCTGAGCGAGCTGTACCCGACGGCGGTGCGCGGCACCGGGCAGGGCTTCACCTACAACACGGGCCGCGCCGTGGGCGCCGTCTTCCCCACCACCGTGGGCTTCCTGGCCGACAGTTGGGGCGTGGGCGGCGCGCTGGTCTTCGGCGCGATCGGCTACGGCCTCGCGGCGCTGGCGCTGCTCGGGCTGCCGGAGACGCGCGGGAAGGAGCTCGCGTGA
- a CDS encoding GntR family transcriptional regulator — MAEQLVGLADDRALLGRTSTAERVSDILRSRIAEGYFPPGTRLSEDSIGGALGVSRNTLREAFRLLTHERLLVHELNRGVFVRVLTVEDVEDIYRTRALVERAVVRGLGEPPYSLDGLAEAVAEGQRAAREGDWKGLGTANIHFHRELVALAGSERTDELMRSVFAELRLAFHVVDDPRQLHEPYLARNQQILQALQAGDRNEAEKLLAVYLDDSLERVVEVYRRRVGEEHPHGARDI; from the coding sequence ATGGCAGAGCAGCTGGTGGGACTGGCCGACGACCGCGCCCTCCTGGGGCGCACCAGCACGGCGGAACGGGTATCGGACATCCTCAGAAGCCGTATCGCCGAGGGCTATTTCCCGCCCGGGACCCGGCTGTCGGAGGACAGCATCGGCGGGGCGCTCGGCGTCTCCCGCAACACGCTGCGGGAGGCGTTCCGGCTGCTCACCCACGAGCGTCTGCTCGTCCACGAGCTGAACCGGGGCGTGTTCGTGCGGGTCCTGACCGTCGAGGACGTCGAGGACATCTACCGGACCCGCGCCCTCGTCGAGCGTGCGGTCGTACGGGGGCTGGGGGAGCCGCCGTACAGCCTCGACGGTCTCGCGGAGGCCGTGGCCGAGGGGCAGCGGGCGGCGCGCGAAGGTGACTGGAAAGGACTGGGTACGGCCAACATCCACTTCCACCGGGAACTGGTCGCGCTCGCGGGCAGCGAACGCACCGACGAGCTGATGCGCAGCGTCTTCGCGGAACTGCGCCTGGCCTTCCACGTGGTGGACGATCCCCGCCAGCTGCACGAGCCGTACCTCGCCCGCAACCAGCAGATCCTCCAGGCGTTGCAGGCAGGGGACCGGAACGAGGCCGAGAAGCTACTCGCCGTGTACCTCGACGACTCACTCGAACGGGTCGTGGAGGTGTACCGGCGGAGAGTGGGGGAGGAGCACCCCCATGGGGCGCGGGACATCTGA